Proteins encoded within one genomic window of Halocatena marina:
- the lysW gene encoding lysine biosynthesis protein LysW, translating to MAECIECGADVTLHDDIEEGEIIDCGTCGAELEVLETAPVVLDTAPELEEDWGE from the coding sequence ATGGCAGAATGCATCGAATGCGGGGCTGACGTAACCCTGCACGACGACATCGAAGAAGGAGAGATCATTGATTGTGGGACATGCGGTGCCGAATTAGAGGTCCTCGAAACAGCTCCTGTGGTGCTCGATACCGCGCCTGAGCTCGAAGAGGATTGGGGCGAGTAA
- a CDS encoding argininosuccinate synthase — MTGNDTVALAFSGGLDTTVCVPLLEEEYGYDDVIGVTVDVGQPDEEFAEATETADALGIEHFVVDAREEFASLCLQSVRANADYQGYPLGTALARPVIAEAILEVATKEGCSAIAHGCTGKGNDQLRFEAVWRDSDLEVIAPVRELGLTREFEIEYAAERDLPVESGNEGAWSIDTNLWSRSIEGDDLEDPGYVPPEDIYEWTDLPETLDTETIAIGFEDGYAVSIDGESLEPIALIEKLNTLAGAHGIGRTDMMEDRMLGLKVRENYEHPAATVLLTAHEALEGLVLTQEERSSKAHIDQQWSEKAYEGLLSAPLVDALSGFIDATQQRVTGTVTVKLEVGHARPVARKSEYAVYSESAASFNTETVDGIKQEDATGVAKYHGYQDRLARVTTATDDAPEALMDGGTEE; from the coding sequence ATGACAGGAAATGATACAGTTGCGCTTGCGTTTTCCGGTGGACTCGACACGACAGTGTGCGTTCCACTACTCGAAGAGGAATACGGCTACGATGATGTTATCGGCGTCACCGTCGATGTCGGGCAACCCGACGAAGAGTTCGCAGAAGCAACGGAAACAGCCGACGCACTCGGCATTGAGCACTTCGTCGTAGACGCTCGTGAAGAGTTTGCGTCGCTCTGTCTCCAATCGGTTCGTGCGAACGCAGACTATCAAGGATATCCACTCGGTACAGCACTCGCTCGTCCCGTTATTGCAGAGGCAATTCTCGAAGTGGCGACCAAAGAAGGCTGCAGTGCCATCGCTCACGGCTGTACTGGAAAGGGGAACGACCAGCTCCGGTTCGAGGCCGTCTGGCGTGACTCCGACCTCGAAGTCATCGCGCCAGTGCGCGAGCTCGGGTTGACACGCGAATTCGAGATCGAATACGCGGCCGAGCGCGATCTACCAGTCGAGAGCGGTAACGAGGGGGCGTGGAGCATCGATACGAACCTCTGGAGTCGCTCCATTGAGGGCGACGACCTCGAAGATCCCGGGTACGTGCCACCGGAAGACATCTACGAATGGACTGATCTACCAGAGACACTCGATACCGAGACCATTGCAATCGGGTTCGAAGACGGGTACGCCGTGAGTATTGACGGCGAATCACTCGAACCGATCGCGCTCATCGAGAAGCTGAACACGCTCGCAGGAGCGCACGGAATCGGACGCACAGACATGATGGAAGATCGGATGCTCGGGCTGAAAGTTCGTGAAAACTACGAACACCCGGCTGCAACCGTGCTCCTCACTGCCCACGAGGCGCTCGAAGGTCTCGTGCTGACCCAAGAAGAGCGCTCGTCGAAAGCACACATCGACCAACAGTGGAGCGAGAAAGCCTACGAAGGGCTCCTTTCTGCACCACTGGTCGATGCCCTCTCGGGATTCATCGATGCGACGCAACAGCGCGTCACGGGGACCGTAACGGTCAAGCTCGAAGTCGGACACGCACGGCCAGTCGCGCGCAAAAGCGAGTACGCGGTGTACTCCGAATCGGCGGCGTCATTCAACACCGAGACCGTCGACGGCATCAAACAGGAGGACGCGACGGGCGTTGCGAAGTACCACGGTTATCAGGACCGGCTCGCACGCGTCACGACAGCGACAGACGACGCGCCCGAGGCCCTCATGGACGGCGGAACAGAGGAGTAA
- the argH gene encoding argininosuccinate lyase: MDKEIRSGAAVRGDRFSGGPAREFLSSLAADERIFAADIAVDRAHSVMLAEQGIVPTDEIGQILAALDVIEVEGHESLPDGEDVHEAIESAVIDAVGPTGGKMHTARSRNDEVAACIRYRLRDDLIDSIDAAIGLREALAGVASEHQETVMPGFTHLQPAQPTTVAHWVLSYEQALQRDTDRLYSAYSRTNRSPLGAAAFAGTPFSIDRERTAELLGFDGIVENSMDAASARDFLFDSAAALAGLATTLSGLAEDLILFSNKGYVELSDEYSSTSSIMPQKKNPDTLELVRATAGSASAGLNGLLTTLKGLPRAYNRDLQRATTHVWSTVDAVTEGTAVASGAITTTAWNTVALADAAGSGFSTATGIADKLAMCGIPFRTAHEILAKAAQEGADAAAIESAAEEILDEPLGAYISNEEIQATLDPIQSVASRDSRGGPAPSAIDAQLDSVTKSLESDREALTNQQANIESAHKTLTEVVHRYA, from the coding sequence ATGGACAAGGAGATCAGATCCGGTGCAGCCGTCCGCGGTGATCGCTTCAGTGGTGGTCCCGCGCGTGAGTTCCTCTCATCCCTTGCCGCGGACGAGCGGATCTTTGCCGCCGACATCGCTGTTGATCGCGCACACAGCGTGATGCTTGCAGAGCAGGGAATCGTCCCAACGGATGAGATCGGACAGATCCTCGCGGCGCTCGATGTGATCGAAGTCGAGGGACACGAATCCCTGCCCGACGGCGAAGATGTCCACGAGGCCATCGAGTCGGCTGTCATCGACGCAGTCGGTCCAACTGGCGGGAAGATGCACACCGCCCGGAGCCGGAACGACGAGGTGGCAGCGTGCATTCGCTACCGCCTGCGTGATGATCTCATCGATAGCATCGACGCGGCTATCGGGCTACGCGAGGCGTTGGCGGGCGTCGCAAGTGAGCACCAAGAGACGGTGATGCCTGGATTCACGCACTTACAGCCCGCCCAACCGACGACGGTCGCCCACTGGGTGCTCTCGTATGAACAGGCGCTTCAGCGCGATACGGATCGCCTGTATTCGGCCTACAGTCGGACGAACCGCTCACCACTCGGTGCGGCCGCGTTCGCGGGAACGCCCTTCTCGATCGACCGCGAACGCACCGCCGAACTGCTCGGTTTTGATGGGATCGTCGAGAACTCGATGGACGCTGCCTCGGCGCGAGACTTCCTCTTCGACAGTGCGGCAGCGCTCGCGGGACTAGCGACGACGCTGTCAGGACTCGCAGAGGATCTGATCCTCTTCTCGAACAAGGGGTACGTCGAACTCTCGGATGAGTACTCCTCGACGTCCTCGATCATGCCACAGAAGAAAAACCCCGACACGCTCGAACTCGTTCGAGCAACAGCCGGATCGGCAAGTGCGGGGCTCAACGGCTTGCTCACGACACTCAAAGGGCTGCCACGAGCGTACAACCGCGATCTCCAGCGGGCGACCACGCACGTGTGGTCAACAGTCGATGCCGTCACCGAGGGAACCGCTGTCGCCAGTGGAGCAATCACGACGACAGCGTGGAACACCGTCGCTCTCGCTGATGCGGCTGGGAGTGGCTTTTCGACCGCAACGGGAATTGCAGACAAGCTTGCAATGTGTGGAATACCCTTCCGGACGGCCCACGAAATCCTCGCTAAGGCCGCACAGGAGGGAGCAGACGCTGCTGCTATCGAATCCGCAGCTGAGGAAATACTCGATGAACCACTCGGTGCCTACATCTCCAACGAAGAGATACAGGCCACACTCGATCCCATTCAGAGCGTAGCGAGCCGCGATTCGCGCGGCGGACCGGCACCCTCAGCGATCGACGCACAGCTCGATTCGGTTACGAAATCCCTCGAATCGGATCGAGAAGCGCTCACGAATCAGCAGGCGAACATCGAATCCGCGCACAAAACGCTCACAGAGGTGGTACATCGCTATGCTTGA